Proteins from one Gimesia maris genomic window:
- a CDS encoding DMP19 family protein, whose protein sequence is MTPEALLTEFSIKIYEPPLSEMREDGRICDLSDPVAVLMLIIDFETEVSMNGINNFLGNSSGQYAHETVAALQTIGAKTQANLLQKILIVAANAGMTHDTIQADRSGLEEFSITSFQKLHGDKWDAASAEIQELEEQIDYSDMFEWAEEYAGNHSAELHQALGIRPD, encoded by the coding sequence ATGACGCCGGAAGCGTTGCTGACCGAGTTCTCGATCAAGATTTATGAACCGCCACTCTCCGAGATGCGCGAGGATGGCAGAATCTGTGATCTGTCTGATCCGGTGGCGGTCCTGATGCTCATCATTGACTTTGAAACCGAGGTCTCCATGAATGGTATCAACAATTTTCTCGGGAATAGCAGTGGTCAGTATGCGCATGAAACCGTTGCTGCGTTGCAGACGATCGGCGCAAAGACTCAGGCCAACCTGCTCCAGAAAATTCTGATCGTAGCTGCCAATGCCGGCATGACCCATGACACGATTCAGGCAGATCGGTCGGGCCTCGAGGAGTTTTCGATCACGAGCTTCCAAAAACTGCATGGTGACAAATGGGATGCCGCGTCCGCTGAGATCCAGGAGCTCGAAGAGCAGATTGATTACTCCGACATGTTTGAATGGGCAGAGGAGTATGCAGGGAATCACAGCGCAGAGCTGCACCAGGCGCTGGGCATCAGACCGGATTAA
- a CDS encoding DUF5616 domain-containing protein, with the protein MPDPDLVLSRADQIVASADSQILNQAERWFNLARCAIETRIPAAWIVDLSRGEGLTVMQERPDL; encoded by the coding sequence GTGCCTGACCCCGATCTCGTGCTGAGTCGAGCTGACCAGATTGTTGCTTCCGCCGACAGCCAGATTCTCAACCAGGCCGAACGCTGGTTCAACCTGGCACGTTGCGCCATTGAGACGCGGATTCCCGCTGCCTGGATTGTGGATTTGTCGAGGGGAGAGGGTTTGACTGTCATGCAGGAACGCCCTGATCTGTAA
- a CDS encoding hydrolase produces MKNILPDTDGGLLTAENCALVFIDHQPQMAFGVSNQIDRQLLMNNVLMLAKGAKEFDVPVILTTVETESFSGAMWPQLLDIFPDQSPIERTGMNSWDTEAFREAIKATGKKNIILSGLWTEVCITWPTLNMLDEGYNIYVVEDACGGTSQAAHDAALSRMVQAGAVRMTTIATVLEFQRDWANREHYNALMDLFREHGGAYGIGIEYCYTMVHNAPAARKVT; encoded by the coding sequence ATGAAAAATATTCTTCCCGATACTGATGGCGGACTGCTGACGGCAGAGAACTGTGCTCTTGTATTTATTGATCATCAACCACAGATGGCGTTTGGTGTATCGAATCAGATTGATCGCCAGCTGCTGATGAATAATGTTTTGATGCTTGCCAAAGGGGCCAAAGAGTTTGATGTCCCTGTTATTTTGACAACGGTCGAAACCGAATCATTCAGCGGGGCGATGTGGCCTCAGTTGCTGGATATTTTTCCTGATCAGTCTCCGATTGAACGTACGGGAATGAATTCCTGGGACACGGAAGCTTTTCGTGAAGCCATCAAGGCGACGGGCAAAAAAAACATTATTCTCTCGGGGCTGTGGACAGAGGTCTGCATCACCTGGCCGACGTTGAACATGCTTGACGAAGGTTACAACATCTATGTTGTGGAAGATGCCTGTGGCGGCACTTCGCAGGCTGCTCACGATGCGGCTTTGTCACGCATGGTACAGGCTGGTGCCGTCCGCATGACAACGATTGCGACGGTGCTTGAATTCCAGCGTGACTGGGCCAACCGGGAGCATTACAACGCGTTAATGGATCTGTTTCGTGAACATGGCGGAGCTTACGGAATTGGAATTGAGTACTGTTACACCATGGTTCATAACGCACCAGCGGCCCGGAAGGTTACCTGA
- a CDS encoding antibiotic biosynthesis monooxygenase, producing the protein MSVVHVAVTRNVRLGMEEQFDAKLLSFIRESMSSEGVLGVHILRPAPQTGSREYGVLRTFESEEAAEKFYASDLFHLWLDDAEPLVEGEPVHRRLTGLEAFFRSGRGAMPPRWKMACLTFLGVFPAVLFWSTVLLPVLEGQHWLVFSMAVNVCVVVTLTWFVMPFITKIFHPWLQTGHAERISIPR; encoded by the coding sequence ATGTCAGTCGTTCATGTTGCAGTCACACGTAATGTGCGTTTGGGGATGGAGGAGCAGTTTGATGCGAAGCTGCTCTCCTTCATTCGCGAGTCAATGTCCTCGGAAGGAGTTCTGGGAGTGCATATACTCCGGCCGGCTCCCCAGACGGGCAGTCGTGAATATGGTGTGCTGCGTACGTTTGAGAGTGAAGAAGCGGCTGAGAAATTTTATGCCTCGGATCTGTTTCACCTCTGGCTGGATGATGCAGAACCATTGGTCGAAGGTGAGCCTGTGCATCGCAGGCTCACCGGACTGGAGGCATTCTTCCGGTCTGGCCGGGGTGCAATGCCGCCGCGCTGGAAGATGGCATGCCTGACTTTTCTGGGGGTCTTTCCAGCGGTTTTATTCTGGTCTACGGTACTGCTGCCTGTGTTGGAGGGGCAACACTGGCTGGTATTCTCCATGGCAGTGAATGTCTGTGTTGTTGTTACGCTTACGTGGTTTGTGATGCCTTTCATTACAAAAATATTTCATCCCTGGCTGCAGACCGGGCACGCGGAGCGGATTTCTATTCCCAGGTGA
- a CDS encoding amidohydrolase: MSVDTILYNGRITTQDPSHPEVAAIAVSEGRVAAIGTSDEIRALAEPSTRQIDLEHRRVIPGLNDSHLHVIRAGLFSNLELRWDGVPTIAEAMSQLKGQAARTPPPQWVRVIGGWNEFQFAEGRMPTFKELNAAAPDTPVFLLHLYDSAMLNKAAIHALGMDKNTPNPPGGVVVKDQRGNPTGLLIAEPNALILYSTIANAPKLSMEDQLNSSRHFMRELNRFGVTSVADAGGGGQNYPDDYAVVNQLEKAGQLTLRIAYSLFAQNSGEELNDYTRWLDMTKPGAGSDLLRVNGAGENLAWSAADFENFLQPRPDLKPVMESELEAIVMKLAEARWPWRIHATYDETIDRFLNVFERVHRAHPIDDLRWFIDHAETVSDRNLERIQKLGGGIAIQHRMAYQGEYFIRRYGVEEVKRHPPVRQMLKMGIPVGAGTDGTRVASYHPWTCLWWMVTGKTVGGTVLHDQEDCLSRSEALRLYTQGSAWFSNEDDRKGTLSVGQFADLAVLSDDYFSVEADAIRQIESVLTMLGGKVVYGKKNYANLSPELPPVSPDWSPVAFYGGYDNSQPAPPIHEHTPIMAPDGRVWTTSCGCGN; the protein is encoded by the coding sequence ATGTCCGTTGATACGATTCTTTATAATGGTCGCATTACTACACAGGATCCCTCCCATCCCGAAGTCGCTGCCATCGCTGTTTCGGAGGGGCGGGTGGCAGCGATCGGAACCAGTGACGAGATCCGGGCGCTGGCGGAGCCATCCACCCGGCAGATTGATCTGGAGCATCGGCGTGTCATTCCCGGATTGAATGATTCGCATCTGCATGTGATTCGGGCCGGTCTGTTTTCGAATCTCGAATTGCGCTGGGATGGCGTACCCACCATTGCAGAAGCAATGAGTCAACTGAAAGGTCAGGCTGCCCGAACCCCTCCTCCCCAATGGGTGCGTGTGATTGGAGGCTGGAACGAATTTCAGTTTGCTGAAGGTCGCATGCCCACGTTTAAGGAGTTGAACGCAGCGGCTCCTGATACACCTGTGTTCCTGTTGCATCTGTATGATTCTGCGATGTTGAATAAGGCGGCCATCCATGCATTGGGCATGGATAAAAATACGCCGAACCCACCAGGGGGCGTCGTGGTGAAAGATCAGCGGGGTAACCCGACTGGATTGCTGATTGCCGAGCCGAATGCCTTGATTCTGTATTCCACAATCGCCAATGCGCCCAAGCTGTCGATGGAGGATCAGCTCAATTCCTCTCGTCATTTTATGCGCGAGTTGAATCGGTTTGGCGTCACCAGTGTTGCGGACGCCGGTGGCGGTGGGCAGAATTATCCCGACGATTATGCTGTCGTCAATCAACTGGAAAAAGCCGGCCAATTGACGCTCCGCATTGCCTACAGCCTGTTTGCGCAGAATTCGGGTGAAGAACTGAATGACTATACGCGTTGGCTCGATATGACAAAGCCGGGTGCCGGTTCGGATCTGCTCCGCGTGAATGGAGCCGGTGAGAATTTAGCCTGGAGCGCGGCCGATTTTGAAAATTTTCTGCAGCCACGACCCGATTTGAAACCGGTGATGGAATCAGAGCTTGAGGCGATTGTGATGAAGCTTGCTGAAGCCAGGTGGCCATGGCGAATTCATGCGACCTACGATGAAACTATCGATCGATTTCTGAATGTTTTCGAACGTGTGCATCGCGCGCATCCGATTGATGATCTGCGGTGGTTTATCGATCACGCCGAGACGGTTTCCGATCGCAATCTGGAACGGATTCAGAAACTGGGCGGCGGCATTGCTATTCAGCATCGCATGGCTTACCAGGGGGAATACTTCATTCGACGTTACGGAGTCGAAGAAGTCAAACGGCATCCTCCTGTCCGTCAGATGTTGAAGATGGGGATTCCCGTGGGAGCCGGGACGGACGGCACGCGGGTTGCCAGCTATCACCCATGGACCTGTCTGTGGTGGATGGTCACAGGGAAAACGGTGGGGGGAACAGTGCTGCATGATCAGGAAGACTGCCTGTCCCGCTCAGAAGCGTTGCGTTTATATACACAGGGGAGTGCCTGGTTCAGTAATGAAGACGACCGTAAAGGAACATTGTCAGTGGGTCAATTCGCAGACCTGGCAGTTTTGTCTGACGATTATTTTTCTGTAGAAGCAGATGCGATCCGCCAGATCGAAAGTGTACTGACAATGCTGGGAGGCAAGGTTGTTTATGGTAAAAAAAACTATGCGAATTTGTCGCCGGAACTTCCCCCGGTCAGTCCTGACTGGTCACCCGTGGCATTTTACGGTGGATACGATAACAGCCAGCCCGCGCCCCCCATTCACGAGCACACTCCCATTATGGCCCCTGACGGTCGCGTGTGGACAACCAGTTGTGGCTGTGGAAATTGA
- a CDS encoding DUF1348 family protein, giving the protein MSALKPPFTLETATAKVRAAEDAWNSRDPERVSLAYSPDSEWRNRDQFLQGRDRIREFLSDKWERELDYRLVKALWSFSDDHIAVRFQYEYHDAAGQWFRAYGNELWEFDEEGLMRRREASINDVPIAEDQRRFHWPTSASRPADHTGIPEVA; this is encoded by the coding sequence ATGTCCGCTCTCAAACCCCCGTTCACACTCGAAACCGCCACCGCTAAAGTCCGGGCCGCAGAAGATGCCTGGAACAGCCGCGATCCCGAAAGAGTCTCCCTGGCTTATTCCCCGGATTCAGAGTGGCGCAACCGCGACCAGTTCCTGCAGGGCCGCGATCGAATTCGGGAATTCCTGTCTGACAAATGGGAACGGGAACTCGATTACCGACTTGTCAAAGCACTCTGGAGTTTTTCAGACGACCACATCGCGGTCCGCTTCCAGTACGAGTACCACGATGCGGCCGGTCAATGGTTTCGCGCCTACGGCAATGAGCTCTGGGAATTCGATGAAGAAGGTTTAATGCGCCGCCGCGAAGCAAGCATCAACGACGTCCCTATCGCGGAAGATCAACGCCGGTTTCACTGGCCGACCTCCGCTTCACGCCCCGCCGATCACACCGGGATTCCGGAGGTCGCCTGA
- a CDS encoding dienelactone hydrolase family protein, which yields MTHTIHKRTLFVCLLFVIMQSSVQAAETLPALQDEHAPQNFAEMWAGFDPRSEPLETEVLKEWEEEGVVLQIVRFRIGVFKGKTARLAAVFGYPKQAVANKQKLPGLLQIHGGGQYADYRACLLNAKRGYATLSIAWAGRINAPDYQVTPAEVKLFWDGKTDDPRYQVTTDWGALDGYHAPGKNPGNQFPGIEPDAWTLDNIESPRNSGWFLCALAARRALTFLEQQPLVDPDRLGVYGHSMGGKLTVLTAPDSRVKAAAPSCGGISDRYNRSPLFCQTLGDNVSLKQISCPIIFLSPANDFHGRIGNLPTAIEEIQSSDWRVTCSPHHNHQDTPDFEVATILWMDQHLKGSFTFPQTPKTELTLNTTDGVPRFTVIPDESRTILSIDVYYSRQGKTDEGPQDRLNTKHRFWHHVKPVKAEDAWIANLPLGNINQPLWVYANIRYALDEPVSGAGYYYRSYTTKSFNLSSLLQVVSPAELQAADVQATREPSLLIEDFQDNWRQEWFSYQPDKWAITTHKLNDGLWKAPPQAQLALEVRAAEANQMVVVLDDYATEVELTGGPDWQTITLKPSDFQNLAGVTLSDWQGIRQLKLTPAEAQRPTRGSKTKQRILGKNWRGPQPTFQNLHWQVDP from the coding sequence ATGACTCATACCATTCATAAACGAACTCTCTTCGTCTGCCTGCTGTTCGTAATCATGCAGTCTTCAGTGCAGGCAGCCGAAACTCTACCTGCACTCCAAGACGAACACGCACCGCAGAACTTCGCTGAAATGTGGGCCGGCTTCGATCCCCGCAGTGAACCGCTGGAAACTGAAGTTCTTAAAGAGTGGGAAGAAGAAGGCGTCGTCCTGCAGATCGTCCGTTTCCGTATCGGCGTCTTCAAAGGTAAGACCGCCCGGCTCGCGGCCGTGTTTGGTTATCCCAAACAGGCTGTCGCCAACAAACAGAAATTGCCGGGCCTGCTGCAGATTCATGGCGGCGGACAGTACGCCGACTACCGGGCCTGCCTGCTGAATGCCAAACGCGGGTACGCGACCCTCTCCATCGCCTGGGCCGGCCGCATCAACGCCCCCGACTACCAGGTAACGCCCGCGGAAGTGAAACTGTTCTGGGACGGCAAGACCGACGATCCCCGCTATCAAGTCACCACAGACTGGGGCGCACTCGACGGCTATCATGCGCCCGGAAAAAACCCGGGCAATCAGTTCCCCGGCATTGAGCCGGATGCCTGGACGCTCGACAACATTGAATCGCCGCGTAACAGTGGCTGGTTCCTGTGTGCGCTCGCTGCGCGTCGGGCTTTGACATTCCTCGAACAGCAGCCCCTGGTCGACCCCGATCGCCTGGGAGTTTATGGCCATTCGATGGGAGGCAAGCTCACCGTGTTGACGGCCCCCGATTCCCGCGTCAAAGCAGCAGCCCCCTCGTGTGGTGGTATCAGCGACCGCTACAACCGAAGCCCCCTGTTCTGCCAGACGCTGGGAGATAACGTCAGCCTCAAACAGATTTCCTGTCCCATCATTTTCCTCAGCCCCGCTAATGATTTTCACGGGCGCATTGGCAATCTGCCGACCGCCATCGAGGAAATTCAAAGCAGCGACTGGCGCGTCACCTGCTCACCACACCACAATCATCAGGACACCCCCGACTTCGAAGTCGCCACCATACTCTGGATGGATCAGCATCTCAAAGGCAGCTTTACGTTTCCCCAGACACCCAAAACAGAGTTGACGCTCAACACCACAGACGGCGTGCCCCGCTTCACAGTGATTCCCGACGAATCCCGAACCATCCTCTCCATCGACGTCTATTACTCCCGACAGGGCAAAACAGATGAAGGTCCCCAGGACCGGCTCAATACCAAGCATCGCTTCTGGCATCACGTCAAACCCGTGAAAGCCGAGGACGCCTGGATTGCGAATCTGCCCCTGGGCAATATCAATCAGCCTCTGTGGGTGTACGCCAACATCCGCTATGCCCTCGACGAACCGGTGTCCGGTGCCGGCTATTACTATCGCTCTTACACCACAAAGTCGTTCAACCTTTCATCGCTGCTGCAGGTGGTCTCACCTGCGGAATTACAAGCAGCCGACGTTCAGGCCACGCGCGAGCCTTCCCTGCTAATCGAAGATTTCCAGGACAACTGGCGGCAGGAATGGTTTTCGTATCAACCCGACAAATGGGCCATTACAACCCACAAACTGAATGACGGTCTCTGGAAAGCACCGCCGCAGGCACAACTTGCTTTGGAAGTTCGCGCCGCCGAAGCCAATCAAATGGTGGTCGTCCTGGATGATTACGCCACCGAAGTCGAACTCACCGGCGGCCCCGACTGGCAGACCATCACCCTCAAACCGTCCGACTTTCAAAACCTGGCCGGCGTAACGTTATCAGACTGGCAAGGTATCCGTCAGTTGAAGCTCACCCCCGCCGAGGCCCAGCGTCCCACTCGCGGCAGCAAAACGAAACAACGCATCCTCGGCAAAAACTGGCGCGGCCCGCAACCCACATTCCAAAACCTGCACTGGCAGGTCGACCCGTAA